One part of the Bacillus sp. FJAT-27916 genome encodes these proteins:
- the aspS gene encoding aspartate--tRNA ligase: protein MFGRTYFCGEVPEKAIGEVITIKGWVQKRRDLGGLIFIDLRDRTGIVQVVFNPDASPEALSTAEKIRSEYVLSVTGKVIAREGGTVNKNLKTGAIEILASEVTILNEAKTPPFSITDKTDASEDIRLAYRYLDLRRPAMFETFKMRHQTTKAIRDFLDSEGFLDIETPILTKSTPEGARDYLVPSRVHEGEFYALPQSPQIFKQLLMVSGFERYYQIARCFRDEDLRADRQPEFTQIDIETSFMSQEDIMNMTERMMQKVMKEVKGVEITLPLPRLTYKDAMGRYGSDKPDTRFGMELIDLSELVKDSGFKVFASAVANGGEVKALNIKGAAANYSRKDIDALGEFAGRYGAKGLAWMKMEEEGLKGPIAKFFQDEEGKALIEATEAVAGDLLVFVADKKSIVADSLGALRVKLGKELKLIDESKFNFLWVTDWPLFEYDDMEGRYYAAHHPFTMPVREDLPMLDENPIDVKAQAYDLVLNGYELGGGSLRIFERDIQEKMFEALGFTKEEANEQFGFLMEAFEYGTPPHGGIALGLDRLVMLLSGSTNLRDTIAFPKTASASCMLTKAPSEVSESQLEELSLKVTKKESTLKN, encoded by the coding sequence ATGTTTGGGAGAACATATTTTTGTGGCGAAGTGCCAGAGAAAGCTATTGGAGAAGTTATCACAATCAAAGGATGGGTACAAAAGCGAAGAGACCTTGGCGGGCTGATTTTCATTGACCTTCGTGACCGTACAGGGATTGTCCAGGTTGTCTTCAATCCGGATGCCTCACCTGAAGCGCTCAGTACAGCGGAAAAAATCAGAAGTGAATATGTCCTTAGCGTAACAGGTAAAGTTATTGCCCGTGAAGGTGGTACTGTCAACAAAAACTTAAAAACAGGTGCCATTGAAATTCTCGCGTCTGAAGTGACCATCTTGAATGAAGCGAAGACACCCCCGTTTTCCATTACGGACAAAACGGATGCTTCAGAGGATATTCGCTTAGCATACCGCTATTTAGACTTGCGTCGTCCCGCGATGTTCGAGACCTTTAAGATGAGACATCAGACAACCAAAGCCATTCGTGATTTCTTAGATTCAGAAGGATTCTTGGATATTGAAACACCCATTCTGACAAAGAGCACACCAGAGGGAGCACGTGATTATTTGGTACCAAGCCGTGTGCATGAAGGAGAATTCTATGCATTGCCGCAATCTCCTCAAATCTTTAAGCAATTATTGATGGTCTCCGGCTTTGAACGCTATTACCAAATTGCTCGCTGCTTCCGTGATGAGGATCTTCGTGCAGATCGCCAGCCGGAATTCACGCAAATTGATATTGAAACAAGCTTCATGAGCCAAGAGGATATCATGAACATGACTGAGCGTATGATGCAGAAAGTGATGAAGGAAGTCAAAGGCGTTGAGATCACCCTCCCACTTCCACGCTTAACGTATAAGGACGCAATGGGCAGATACGGCTCTGATAAACCAGATACACGTTTCGGCATGGAACTGATTGACTTAAGTGAACTAGTCAAGGATTCTGGATTCAAGGTATTTGCTTCAGCTGTTGCAAACGGCGGAGAGGTAAAAGCCCTTAACATCAAAGGAGCTGCGGCGAATTACTCTAGAAAAGATATTGATGCTTTAGGAGAATTTGCCGGCCGCTATGGTGCGAAAGGTCTTGCGTGGATGAAGATGGAGGAAGAAGGCTTAAAAGGTCCGATTGCGAAATTCTTCCAAGATGAAGAAGGAAAAGCATTGATTGAGGCAACGGAAGCTGTTGCTGGCGATTTACTAGTCTTTGTTGCTGACAAAAAATCAATCGTAGCTGATTCCCTCGGAGCGCTTCGTGTGAAGCTTGGTAAAGAGCTGAAATTAATCGATGAAAGCAAGTTCAACTTCCTTTGGGTGACTGACTGGCCATTATTCGAATATGATGACATGGAAGGCAGATACTATGCTGCCCACCATCCATTTACTATGCCGGTACGTGAGGATTTGCCAATGCTTGATGAAAATCCAATCGATGTAAAAGCCCAAGCCTATGACCTTGTCTTAAACGGCTATGAGCTAGGCGGCGGAAGCTTGCGTATTTTCGAACGCGACATCCAGGAGAAGATGTTTGAAGCCCTAGGATTTACGAAAGAGGAAGCAAATGAGCAATTTGGATTCCTTATGGAGGCCTTCGAGTATGGCACACCTCCACATGGCGGAATCGCCCTTGGTCTTGACCGTTTGGTAATGCTTCTTTCCGGAAGCACAAACCTTCGCGATACCATTGCATTCCCGAAAACAGCAAGTGCAAGCTGTATGCTGACAAAAGCACCTAGTGAGGTGTCTGAAAGCCAGCTTGAAGAACTTAGTCTAAAGGTCACGAAAAAGGAATCTACCTTGAAAAACTAA